The Aureispira anguillae genome contains a region encoding:
- a CDS encoding 1-acyl-sn-glycerol-3-phosphate acyltransferase, whose translation MSEKTEEAIIKKKEQIDLQPVDYPMPMVEDMTSWPIHKLSQEKEEFMKYASEFTTQSIINKKRKDNMSEAIAKVLYLERMRIVNEPWKVDPPDEMDFWNDIRKKLLRKSLDQTESSVKEYNHRLLRRITERYLREIMSNFKIPTYKIAQKFLPKLFSTILNASSFFRSKKRLQDKLQIVGDVTTIRNLLPQGTIVLVPTHFSNLDSILVGWAADQIGLSAFTYGAGINLYNKILGYIFPRLGAYGLDRRKKNDFYLETLKAYSQLNMERRVHSIFFPGGTRSRSGALEDKLKMGLLGTAIDAQGNLFQRKEDNKIFIVPVVLNYHCVLEAKNLINSHLERTGKELYLIEKKAFGGAFNFLKFFWKFFSSTSEIVVNFGQPMDVLGNFVNSKGQSLDKRGNVVDLEGYFVSGGVVKNDKQRNAQYTKMLAKQIVKRYHNENVVLSSHLVAHTAFNILQKKYPSLDLYGILRLPKEDRIITQEVFKRNITLLRDHLLALNKAGKVRLSNIVKNGSIQDLIKHGIDNIGIFHVQKALFMDKQQNVRSENLNLLLYYHNRLTGYNLSEYIEVKNIK comes from the coding sequence ATGTCAGAAAAAACAGAAGAAGCCATTATAAAAAAAAAGGAGCAAATTGATTTGCAGCCTGTTGACTATCCTATGCCAATGGTGGAAGACATGACTAGTTGGCCCATTCATAAACTCAGCCAAGAGAAGGAAGAGTTTATGAAATACGCCTCTGAGTTTACCACTCAATCTATCATTAATAAAAAACGCAAGGATAATATGAGCGAAGCCATTGCAAAAGTGCTTTACTTAGAACGCATGCGTATTGTTAATGAGCCCTGGAAAGTTGACCCGCCAGATGAGATGGATTTTTGGAATGATATTCGAAAAAAACTGCTCCGAAAATCACTCGATCAAACAGAGAGTTCCGTAAAAGAGTACAATCATCGATTGTTAAGACGAATTACAGAGCGGTATTTGAGAGAAATCATGAGCAATTTCAAGATTCCTACTTATAAAATCGCACAAAAATTCTTGCCCAAACTATTTAGTACGATCCTCAATGCTTCTAGCTTTTTTCGTTCTAAAAAGCGCCTACAAGATAAGCTTCAAATTGTCGGTGATGTAACAACCATTCGCAACTTATTGCCACAAGGTACTATCGTATTGGTTCCTACACACTTTAGTAACCTAGATTCTATCTTGGTGGGTTGGGCTGCAGATCAAATTGGTTTGTCTGCATTTACTTATGGGGCAGGAATCAACCTTTATAACAAAATACTGGGTTATATTTTTCCTAGGCTGGGCGCTTATGGTTTAGATCGTCGCAAAAAAAATGATTTTTACTTAGAGACACTCAAAGCTTATTCTCAATTAAACATGGAACGCAGAGTGCATTCTATCTTTTTTCCAGGTGGAACCCGCTCCCGTTCTGGTGCCTTAGAAGACAAATTAAAAATGGGTTTGTTGGGAACGGCTATAGATGCCCAAGGGAATTTGTTTCAACGCAAAGAGGACAATAAAATATTTATTGTTCCTGTTGTTCTAAACTACCACTGTGTCTTGGAAGCCAAGAATTTGATCAATTCTCACTTGGAGCGAACAGGAAAGGAACTTTACCTCATTGAGAAAAAAGCATTTGGAGGGGCCTTTAATTTTCTTAAGTTTTTCTGGAAATTTTTCTCTTCTACTTCTGAAATTGTCGTCAATTTTGGGCAGCCCATGGATGTCTTGGGCAATTTTGTTAACTCCAAGGGGCAAAGTTTGGACAAAAGAGGAAACGTGGTTGATTTAGAGGGGTATTTTGTATCGGGAGGAGTTGTCAAAAATGATAAACAACGCAATGCTCAATATACTAAAATGCTTGCCAAACAAATTGTTAAGCGTTATCACAATGAGAATGTTGTTTTAAGTAGTCATTTAGTAGCACATACGGCATTCAACATCCTTCAGAAAAAATATCCTAGCTTGGATCTTTATGGAATATTGAGACTGCCCAAAGAGGATCGCATCATAACCCAAGAGGTCTTCAAAAGAAATATCACGTTACTTCGTGACCATCTGTTGGCACTAAACAAAGCTGGAAAAGTCAGATTATCTAACATTGTAAAGAATGGAAGTATTCAGGACTTAATTAAACATGGTATTGATAATATTGGTATATTCCATGTACAAAAAGCATTGTTTATGGACAAACAACAAAATGTTCGAAGCGAAAATCTTAATCTTTTGCTTTACTATCATAACCGCTTAACAGGTTATAATTTATCTGAATACATTGAAGTTAAAAATATAAAGTAA
- the modB gene encoding molybdate ABC transporter permease subunit, whose amino-acid sequence MNWTPLILSLELAVITTCCLLIIGIPIAAKLAESKSRYKFLIEAVVSLPLVLPPTVLGFYLLIVFSRNHAIGNFFYETFGVQLAFSFEGLVVASVLYSLPFMVQPIQAGLQNLPISLTEAAYTMGKGKRTVLWKVLLPNIKPALLTGVVLSFAHTIGEFGIVLMIGGKIPGETLVASIAVYDEVESLNYAQANFYSGILLMISFVILAITYFINRVFYTSS is encoded by the coding sequence ATGAATTGGACGCCTCTTATATTATCCTTAGAATTAGCTGTTATAACAACTTGCTGTTTGTTAATAATAGGGATTCCTATTGCGGCTAAGTTGGCAGAGAGCAAATCTAGATACAAATTTTTGATAGAGGCAGTGGTAAGTTTGCCCTTGGTCTTACCTCCAACGGTATTGGGCTTTTATTTATTGATTGTTTTTTCGAGGAATCATGCCATCGGCAATTTTTTTTATGAAACATTTGGCGTTCAATTGGCGTTTTCGTTTGAAGGCTTAGTAGTTGCTTCTGTTTTGTATAGCCTTCCTTTTATGGTGCAACCAATCCAAGCAGGGCTACAAAATCTTCCTATTTCTTTGACAGAGGCTGCTTATACGATGGGCAAAGGAAAAAGAACCGTCCTCTGGAAGGTTTTATTACCCAATATAAAACCTGCTTTATTAACTGGAGTTGTCTTGAGTTTTGCGCACACGATTGGTGAATTTGGAATTGTCTTGATGATAGGCGGAAAAATTCCAGGGGAGACCTTAGTGGCTTCTATTGCGGTTTATGATGAGGTAGAATCATTAAATTATGCACAAGCTAATTTTTATTCAGGTATATTATTGATGATTAGTTTTGTGATTTTGGCAATTACCTATTTTATAAATAGAGTATTTTATACTTCGTCTTAA
- the mobA gene encoding molybdenum cofactor guanylyltransferase, translated as MINKKQLTAVILAGGKSQRMGEDKAFLMFQQQTFIEHIIHAVQPLVTEVVIIGAVHKYKQLGLTVYKDKIADQGPVGGIHTALSIVKTPYLLVLSCDIPLVSTQLLQYLIENSLPCDVNVMTIRDKHQPLTALYKRTCLSVFEHALEQQQLKLQALFEQMEVHKIPCPLPLISCLENINTPKDFQRIKNENQH; from the coding sequence ATGATTAATAAGAAGCAGCTAACAGCAGTAATTTTGGCAGGAGGAAAAAGCCAACGAATGGGAGAGGACAAGGCGTTTTTAATGTTCCAGCAACAAACGTTTATAGAACACATTATTCATGCTGTGCAACCCTTGGTAACAGAAGTTGTTATTATTGGAGCGGTTCATAAATACAAACAATTGGGGCTAACAGTCTATAAGGATAAGATAGCGGATCAAGGACCTGTTGGTGGGATTCATACGGCATTAAGCATCGTAAAAACACCTTATTTATTGGTCTTGAGCTGTGATATTCCTTTGGTTTCAACTCAGTTGTTGCAGTATTTGATTGAAAATAGCCTACCTTGTGATGTGAATGTAATGACCATAAGGGATAAACATCAACCTTTAACGGCACTTTACAAGCGTACCTGTTTATCTGTTTTTGAACATGCATTAGAGCAGCAACAACTCAAATTACAAGCATTGTTTGAACAAATGGAGGTACACAAAATTCCTTGCCCATTGCCCTTGATTTCATGTTTAGAGAATATTAATACACCTAAAGACTTTCAACGTATAAAAAATGAAAATCAACATTAA
- the modA gene encoding molybdate ABC transporter substrate-binding protein: MPIGVIYLVVLYVTILMGCSSTPKSNKIIVAAAASTQYVLDELIELYQKDQAVRIESIISSSGKLTAQIEQGAPVDIFISADTTYPNYLAQKGLGVEQPVVYASGKLIVWTYADLNLSGGLNILTDPSIQKITIADPKTAPYGLLSQQILNDKKIYNSIQSKLVLGESVGQVNQYITTQAVTLGLTAKSVVMAPNLKQKGHFWEIPNYALEQSMLLIKRENPSGVALNFYQFLQSKAAKLIFEKHGYAVQPN; the protein is encoded by the coding sequence ATGCCAATAGGAGTGATCTACTTAGTTGTTCTTTATGTAACTATATTAATGGGGTGTTCGTCAACTCCTAAATCTAATAAAATAATTGTGGCTGCGGCTGCTTCTACTCAATATGTTTTGGATGAATTGATCGAATTGTATCAGAAGGATCAAGCGGTACGAATTGAATCTATTATTAGTTCTTCTGGGAAACTGACGGCACAGATAGAGCAAGGAGCTCCAGTTGATATTTTTATTTCGGCAGATACCACTTACCCCAATTACCTTGCTCAAAAGGGGCTAGGGGTAGAACAGCCTGTTGTTTATGCCAGTGGGAAATTAATCGTATGGACCTATGCGGATCTTAATCTTAGTGGAGGCTTGAATATTTTGACAGATCCAAGTATTCAAAAAATTACAATAGCAGATCCCAAAACGGCACCTTATGGATTGTTGAGCCAACAGATATTAAACGATAAGAAAATTTATAATAGCATTCAGTCCAAACTAGTATTGGGCGAAAGTGTAGGGCAGGTCAACCAATATATTACAACCCAAGCGGTGACCTTGGGGTTAACAGCCAAATCGGTTGTTATGGCTCCTAATTTGAAGCAAAAAGGTCATTTTTGGGAAATACCCAACTATGCCTTAGAACAAAGTATGTTATTAATAAAAAGAGAAAACCCATCGGGTGTGGCTTTGAATTTTTATCAATTTTTACAATCAAAAGCAGCAAAGTTAATTTTTGAAAAACATGGCTATGCTGTGCAACCAAACTAG
- a CDS encoding sulfate/molybdate ABC transporter ATP-binding protein, producing MIEFDLYKQLETTQGCIQLRAQMELTQGDLVAIYGPSGAGKTTLLRMLAGLTKPSKGYLKVNAIDWYNSKTKVNLVPQKRKVGFVFQDYALFPNMTVLENLRFASTNMELIHQLLKETNLVNLQAKRPAELSGGQQQRVALVRALAMQPSILLLDEPLSALNYELRQAMQTLIANLHQRYTMTTLMVSHDIPEIVQLATKVLVLKGEKATLYHDPIAYFKQQNLLQEIQVEGIVQAIKKNSIQLKVGTALMTFVLPPSTKKDIQVGDKISITSFVLQPQVSKIDRI from the coding sequence GTGATTGAATTTGATTTATATAAACAACTAGAAACGACCCAAGGCTGTATTCAGCTAAGGGCTCAAATGGAGTTAACACAGGGGGATTTAGTGGCAATTTATGGTCCATCAGGTGCAGGTAAAACGACTTTGTTGCGCATGTTGGCGGGCTTAACAAAACCAAGCAAGGGATACCTTAAGGTGAATGCCATTGATTGGTACAATAGTAAGACCAAGGTTAATTTAGTACCACAAAAGCGCAAAGTAGGGTTTGTTTTTCAAGACTACGCCCTATTTCCTAATATGACGGTTTTGGAGAACTTGCGCTTTGCCAGCACAAATATGGAGCTAATTCATCAATTGTTAAAAGAAACCAATTTAGTAAACCTCCAAGCTAAAAGACCCGCAGAACTTTCAGGAGGACAACAGCAGCGAGTGGCTTTAGTCAGGGCTTTGGCTATGCAACCTTCTATTCTACTATTGGACGAGCCCTTATCGGCTTTAAATTATGAGCTTCGCCAAGCGATGCAAACCCTCATTGCTAACTTACATCAACGGTATACGATGACTACCTTAATGGTTAGCCATGATATTCCCGAAATTGTGCAATTAGCCACAAAGGTATTGGTCTTAAAGGGAGAAAAAGCAACCCTGTATCACGATCCTATTGCTTATTTTAAGCAGCAAAATTTATTGCAGGAAATACAGGTAGAGGGCATTGTACAAGCAATTAAAAAGAATAGCATTCAACTAAAGGTAGGAACCGCATTAATGACCTTTGTTTTGCCTCCCTCAACAAAAAAAGATATTCAAGTAGGAGACAAAATTAGCATTACCAGTTTTGTGCTACAACCTCAAGTTAGCAAAATAGATAGAATATGA
- a CDS encoding MoaD/ThiS family protein, with protein MKINIKYFGLLVELIGKNEETLLLSDVCTVTTLINSLVEHYPQLEGKQFKVAVNQCLAAKDVLISEQDEVALLPPFAGG; from the coding sequence ATGAAAATCAACATTAAATATTTTGGCTTATTGGTTGAACTCATCGGGAAAAATGAAGAAACTTTGCTTTTGAGTGATGTCTGTACTGTTACTACTTTGATTAATTCCTTGGTAGAGCATTATCCCCAATTAGAGGGCAAGCAGTTTAAAGTTGCCGTGAATCAGTGTTTGGCGGCTAAGGACGTTTTGATCTCAGAACAAGATGAAGTGGCTTTGTTGCCTCCTTTTGCAGGGGGCTAA
- the mnmD gene encoding tRNA (5-methylaminomethyl-2-thiouridine)(34)-methyltransferase MnmD, whose amino-acid sequence MTKIIETKDGSHSLTSQQFNATYHSIHGAIQETQTVFIDAALQYKATNQQQLAILGIGFGTGLNAFMTYLAANRQQIAIQYTGVEAYPISLATAQQLNYPSILGVEEEQAQFLKLHQSKDEVISLSPYFDFCKRVCHFEELDYTEAFDIIYYDAFAPSVQPELWETALLEKMYRALKPTGVLTTYCAKGVVKRSLKSLGFRVEGIPGPIGKREMTRAIK is encoded by the coding sequence ATGACAAAAATAATTGAAACCAAGGATGGCTCGCACAGCCTAACCTCCCAACAGTTTAACGCAACCTATCATTCTATTCATGGAGCCATTCAAGAAACGCAAACTGTATTTATTGATGCCGCTTTGCAGTATAAAGCCACTAACCAACAGCAATTGGCCATTTTAGGAATTGGTTTTGGAACAGGTCTTAATGCCTTTATGACTTACCTAGCCGCCAATCGACAACAGATCGCCATCCAATATACAGGCGTAGAAGCCTATCCCATTTCTTTAGCAACTGCCCAGCAACTCAATTATCCCAGCATTCTTGGAGTGGAAGAAGAACAAGCACAATTTCTAAAGCTTCATCAATCAAAGGATGAAGTTATCAGCCTCTCTCCTTATTTTGACTTTTGTAAACGAGTCTGTCATTTTGAAGAGTTAGATTATACAGAAGCATTTGACATCATTTACTATGATGCATTTGCGCCTAGTGTACAACCTGAATTATGGGAAACTGCTTTGTTAGAAAAAATGTATCGTGCCTTAAAACCAACAGGAGTATTAACTACTTATTGTGCAAAAGGAGTTGTGAAACGAAGCCTAAAAAGTCTTGGTTTTCGTGTCGAAGGCATCCCTGGACCTATTGGTAAACGAGAGATGACTCGTGCTATTAAATAA